One part of the Gracilimonas sediminicola genome encodes these proteins:
- a CDS encoding CusA/CzcA family heavy metal efflux RND transporter — protein MINKIIAFSIKNKFIIGLFILSLIGVGLYSMMTINLGSVPDITNNQVQVITVSENLSTEDIEQFVTYPVELAMGNLPGVTEIRSVSRFGLSVVTIVFEDDMGTYLPRQLVQEKLSELGETIPENFGSPSMGPISSGLGQIYEYSIQVDPAYEDQYTPDELRTIQDWIIKRQMVLLEGVIEVNSFGGGIKQYEVAISPDKLNAMGVSISEVYEAMSRNNVNTGGAYIEKNKMANFIRGEGLIRSLEDIENIVVKNENGLPILIRDVAEEVTFGTQIRYGAFTQDGEEAVGGIIMMLKGSNPNATIQNVQDRIAEIQKSLPEGLKIEPFLDRSALIERTTSTVTTNLVEGALIVVFVLVILLGSLRGGLITASLIPLSLLFAFIMMKATGVWANLMSLGAIDFGIIVDGAVIIVEGTVHEIEKRVKSGKRAFSKTQMNEIAYKASSTMMNAAFFGQLIILIVFAPILFLEGVEGKMFRPMAFTFGFAVLGAIILCLTYVPMVSALFMKPSQNRKGWFARFERGLDRISNKLISFIQKGYDPVIQWSLKRKPVVIVAAILLFGGAMFTFSRMGGEFIPQLDEGDIAMQALFRPGSGLSEAIDQSKKIETTLLEEFPEIETVTARIGVADIPTDPMPMDIADMYIILDKNKENWISAESKEELIEKIKSKLDQTMIGVNFVFTQPVELRFNELLEGVREDIAVKLYGDDIDVLAEKVQEMAQIIQTIPGVGDVSPERTAGLPQMTVRYDRQKVAQYGLDITKLNQYVSSAFAGGVAGVVFEGERRFDLVIRFDEAHRTGIEDIRNLYVDLENGAQVPVKEVADISYQPGPMQISRDNTFRRSYVGVNTRGRDVESVVLDIQEKLEAELNLPPGYYITYGGEFENLQRAKNRLAIVVPIALFLIFVLLYFALKSFSQSVMIYLAIPLASIGGVFFLALRGMDFSISAGVGFIVLFGVAVLNGLVLVSRFNSLKIEGVMDLQERILTGTKERLRPILLTATAAIMGFLPMAFSTTAGAEVQRPLATVVIGGLISATLLTLVVLPILYAYIEKRKMRKHKPGSTSMASVVLLIIGGSLLLSPDSVQAQEQVLNDTLPQIALDQAVQKAIANYPSLEAARLGIDNRKALQKTAWDFGDTNLFTGGEEFGNGSDGVTTKFGIQQQFDLFGVLPRLNHRNEQTELARLNYELSELELRLRVKQDWSTVFIAKQQYEIYNRLNQQFRDIARAAEIKFETEEISRLGYLNIMNQANQITIQTEQAFRDYGAAVRAFNKWFEGDSLYTVQSVSAEQLVQPLQVDSTFDHPLIALYQQKIDVAEASIKEQRSQFLPSFQASYGWQEIAGQGGFNSYEIGIRLPVFFWSKAGKTQSARIERNIARQNLDQAQREFNSTYNSIRENYQKWLRSWEYYRQEALPLAKEQQQGAITSYEEGAIDYVAFFQSIRDAIRIEIDSWNAFGNYLNSHFQLEYYLNKTQ, from the coding sequence ATGATCAACAAAATTATTGCCTTTTCGATTAAGAACAAGTTTATCATCGGCTTGTTTATCCTGTCTCTAATAGGAGTAGGATTATATTCTATGATGACCATTAATCTAGGTTCGGTTCCTGATATTACAAATAATCAGGTACAGGTGATTACGGTATCGGAAAATCTATCTACCGAAGACATTGAACAATTTGTAACCTATCCCGTGGAGCTTGCCATGGGTAACCTGCCAGGAGTAACTGAAATCCGTTCGGTATCCCGATTCGGGTTATCCGTGGTTACCATCGTTTTCGAAGATGATATGGGTACCTATTTACCCCGGCAACTGGTACAGGAAAAACTCAGTGAACTGGGCGAAACGATCCCCGAGAATTTTGGAAGTCCATCCATGGGGCCCATTTCAAGTGGATTAGGCCAAATTTACGAGTACTCCATTCAGGTGGACCCTGCATATGAAGATCAATATACGCCTGATGAATTGCGCACAATACAAGATTGGATTATTAAGCGCCAAATGGTGCTCCTGGAAGGGGTTATAGAGGTCAACTCCTTCGGTGGAGGCATCAAACAATATGAAGTAGCCATAAGTCCTGATAAACTAAATGCAATGGGAGTTAGTATTTCAGAAGTATATGAGGCAATGTCCAGGAATAATGTAAATACCGGCGGGGCCTATATCGAGAAAAACAAGATGGCTAATTTTATTCGTGGCGAAGGATTGATACGCAGCCTTGAAGATATAGAAAACATTGTAGTCAAGAACGAAAACGGACTACCCATCCTAATCAGAGATGTAGCAGAAGAGGTTACCTTTGGAACTCAAATTCGTTATGGAGCTTTTACTCAGGATGGTGAGGAAGCAGTAGGTGGCATTATTATGATGCTGAAAGGCTCAAACCCGAATGCAACCATTCAAAACGTTCAGGATAGAATTGCTGAAATTCAAAAGTCACTGCCCGAAGGTTTAAAGATTGAGCCTTTCCTTGATCGAAGTGCTCTTATTGAACGAACCACCAGTACAGTTACCACAAACCTGGTGGAAGGTGCATTGATTGTAGTTTTTGTTTTGGTAATACTCTTAGGAAGTTTACGCGGGGGGTTAATAACCGCCTCACTTATTCCGCTTTCCCTGCTTTTTGCTTTTATAATGATGAAGGCCACCGGGGTGTGGGCCAATCTAATGAGCCTTGGAGCCATCGACTTCGGTATTATTGTTGATGGAGCCGTAATTATAGTGGAAGGCACGGTTCATGAAATTGAAAAAAGGGTGAAATCCGGAAAACGTGCTTTTAGTAAAACACAGATGAATGAAATTGCCTACAAGGCAAGCAGCACCATGATGAATGCTGCCTTCTTTGGACAGTTGATCATCCTTATTGTATTTGCCCCTATCCTGTTTCTGGAAGGAGTAGAAGGTAAGATGTTCCGTCCTATGGCATTCACCTTTGGGTTTGCTGTATTAGGTGCTATTATTTTATGTCTTACCTATGTACCAATGGTCTCGGCACTGTTTATGAAACCCTCACAAAATAGAAAGGGATGGTTTGCCCGGTTCGAGCGAGGCCTCGATCGGATCAGCAACAAACTTATATCCTTTATTCAGAAGGGCTACGATCCGGTTATCCAATGGTCGTTAAAGCGAAAACCTGTTGTGATTGTAGCTGCCATACTGCTTTTTGGCGGTGCGATGTTCACCTTTTCGAGAATGGGAGGTGAATTTATTCCACAACTGGATGAGGGAGATATTGCCATGCAAGCCCTATTCCGTCCGGGCAGTGGATTATCAGAGGCGATCGATCAATCCAAGAAAATTGAGACGACACTGCTGGAAGAATTTCCAGAGATAGAAACAGTAACAGCAAGAATTGGGGTAGCTGATATTCCCACTGATCCTATGCCCATGGACATTGCCGACATGTACATCATTCTGGACAAGAATAAAGAAAACTGGATCTCTGCCGAATCTAAAGAGGAGCTGATAGAAAAAATAAAGAGTAAACTCGATCAGACCATGATAGGTGTGAATTTCGTTTTTACCCAGCCGGTAGAGCTTAGGTTTAACGAACTTTTGGAAGGTGTACGAGAAGATATCGCCGTAAAGCTATACGGAGACGACATAGATGTATTGGCGGAGAAAGTTCAGGAAATGGCTCAAATTATTCAAACTATTCCAGGGGTGGGTGATGTGAGTCCCGAACGTACGGCTGGACTACCTCAAATGACCGTTAGGTATGACCGGCAAAAAGTGGCTCAATATGGACTGGATATCACGAAGCTCAATCAGTACGTAAGTTCAGCTTTTGCCGGAGGGGTTGCTGGAGTTGTATTCGAAGGCGAAAGACGATTTGATCTTGTGATCCGCTTTGATGAAGCTCATCGTACTGGCATTGAGGATATTCGCAATCTGTATGTAGATCTGGAAAACGGTGCACAGGTGCCGGTTAAAGAAGTGGCGGATATCAGTTATCAGCCGGGGCCTATGCAGATCTCGCGAGATAACACCTTTCGCAGGAGCTATGTTGGTGTGAATACACGCGGGCGGGATGTGGAATCGGTGGTTTTGGATATTCAAGAAAAACTGGAGGCCGAATTGAATCTGCCGCCGGGTTATTACATTACTTATGGGGGTGAATTTGAGAATCTGCAACGGGCCAAGAACCGATTGGCTATTGTAGTGCCTATAGCCCTGTTTCTTATCTTTGTGCTACTGTACTTCGCACTAAAATCGTTCTCACAGTCGGTAATGATCTATCTGGCTATTCCCCTGGCTTCTATTGGAGGTGTCTTCTTCCTGGCTTTACGTGGAATGGACTTCAGTATTTCTGCCGGAGTTGGTTTCATTGTATTGTTCGGAGTGGCTGTGCTAAACGGCCTTGTGCTCGTCAGCCGGTTTAATTCATTAAAAATCGAAGGTGTTATGGATTTACAAGAACGAATTTTGACAGGTACCAAAGAGCGACTTCGCCCCATTTTATTGACCGCTACGGCGGCTATTATGGGTTTTCTTCCGATGGCGTTTTCAACAACAGCCGGTGCTGAAGTACAGCGGCCGCTGGCCACTGTTGTAATCGGCGGGTTGATTAGCGCCACGCTGCTTACGTTGGTCGTGCTGCCCATCCTTTATGCGTACATAGAAAAGCGTAAAATGAGAAAACACAAGCCGGGTAGTACTTCTATGGCCTCCGTTGTGTTGCTGATTATTGGTGGAAGCCTGCTGCTTTCTCCCGATTCTGTACAGGCTCAGGAACAGGTGCTGAATGATACCCTCCCGCAAATTGCGCTGGATCAGGCCGTTCAAAAAGCGATAGCAAATTATCCTTCTCTTGAGGCAGCCAGGCTTGGAATTGACAACAGGAAGGCTCTTCAAAAAACAGCCTGGGACTTTGGCGATACGAACCTCTTTACCGGAGGTGAAGAGTTCGGCAACGGTTCGGACGGTGTTACTACAAAATTTGGCATTCAGCAGCAGTTTGATCTGTTCGGTGTTTTACCAAGGCTAAATCATCGGAATGAACAAACAGAACTTGCCAGGCTGAACTATGAATTGTCTGAGTTAGAGCTCAGGCTCCGGGTAAAGCAGGACTGGTCAACGGTTTTCATCGCTAAACAACAATATGAGATCTATAATCGCCTGAACCAGCAATTCAGGGATATTGCTAGGGCTGCGGAAATAAAATTTGAAACGGAGGAAATTTCCCGGCTGGGATATCTTAATATCATGAATCAGGCCAACCAAATTACCATACAAACAGAACAAGCCTTCCGCGATTATGGGGCTGCTGTTCGAGCTTTTAACAAATGGTTTGAGGGGGACTCGTTATACACGGTTCAAAGTGTTTCAGCCGAACAGCTTGTTCAACCTTTACAGGTAGATTCTACATTCGACCATCCGCTGATTGCTTTATATCAACAAAAAATTGACGTGGCGGAAGCATCGATTAAAGAACAAAGAAGTCAGTTTTTACCAAGTTTTCAAGCCAGTTATGGCTGGCAGGAAATAGCTGGGCAAGGTGGCTTTAATTCCTATGAGATCGGGATCAGACTTCCGGTATTCTTCTGGTCTAAGGCCGGGAAAACTCAATCCGCCCGGATTGAACGAAATATTGCCCGTCAAAACCTAGACCAGGCTCAGAGAGAATTCAACAGTACCTATAACAGTATCCGGGAAAATTATCAGAAATGGTTGCGCTCGTGGGAATATTATCGACAGGAAGCACTCCCTCTTGCCAAAGAACAACAGCAAGGTGCCATCACCTCTTATGAAGAAGGAGCCATAGACTATGTGGCTTTCTTTCAAAGCATCAGAGATGCCATTCGCATTGAAATCGACTCATGGAATGCATTTGGCAATTATCTGAATAGCCATTTCCAATTAGAATACTACCTCAACAAAACTCAATAA